The nucleotide window ACCAGGCCACAGAATTCGAGCCATATCCGTCCCTTACCCCAACCTCTGGCCGATGCGATTTATGGTCACTCCCCGGCGACAAAGCTGAATAGAGGCGATATAAAGGCGCATCCCGATACCCATGGACCGGTCGACGCCGGATGAGTTCAGCACCTACCAGCAGCGCCTCCGAACCCATACCGGCGGGATTGAACCCCGCGGCGTGGCATTCGGCCGTCGAGGGCCTGTTCCGGGCCAGCGACGCCGCGAGCGTTTTCGAGGTCTGCGAAGCCATGATTGGCGCCCTGGGCGTGCGCGCCGCCCTGGGCTGGCAACTGCTGGATAACCAACCGGACCAGCCGGGTCCGCACGACCCGCTGCCCCTGGCCGAGGATCCGCAGGGCCTGCGCATGCTGGTCCTGCAGGTGCCACAAAGCTCAATCTCAGACATCACCCGGGGACACCTCGCCTGGCTGGGCAGGCTCGCGGCGGCTCGACTGCGCCAGTTGGCGGAGACATCGCGCCTCTACGAGGCCATTTCGCGTCTCGCCCTCGCCGAGCGCCTGCAGCGCGCGCTGTACGCCATCGCCGACCAGGCCGGCACCGACCACAACATGGGCGAGATGATGCATTCCCTGCATTCCATTCTCGGCAGTCTCATGTATGCGGAGAATTTCTACATCGCGCTCTATGACGCGGCGACGGACAGCGTGCGCTTTCCGTACTACGTCGACACGATGGACAAGGATCCGCCCTCGCCCGACCAGAGCGCCCCGCTCCAGGAAATGCGCCACAGCCTGACCTGGAACCTGCTGCAGAGCGGCCAGGCCATCATGGGTTCGATGGAAGAGCTGGCGCGGCAGTTCAAGGGCCAGTTCATCCTGCTGGGCCCGGCCTGCGAGCACTGGCTTGGCGTGCCCCTGCTTCGCGACGGCCGCGTCGTCGGCGGCATCGTCATGCAGAGCTATCGCGAAGACACGCATTACACCGAGCACGATCGCGAACTGCTCAGCTACGTCGCCAAACACGTGCAGACGGCGCTGGAGCGGCGCGAAGCCCATGCCGAACTCGAACGTCGCGTCACCAGCCGCACTGCCGCCTTGCGCGAAGCCAACCGCGTGCTGCGCCAGCAGGTACTGCAGCGCCAGCGTGGCGAGCGCCTGCAGGCAGCGCTGTTCCGCATTGCTGAGCTGGCCAATGCATCCGAAAGCCTGGACAACTTCTACGCTGCCGTGCATCGCGTCATCGGCGGCCTGCTGTATGCGCGCAACTTCTACATCGCGCTGCTGGACGAGGAACCCAACCAGCTCACCTTCCCGTATTCGGTCGACGAGTTCGACACGGTCCGCCTGCCCCGCTCGCACGGCCGCGGCCTGACCGAATTCGTGCTCCGCCATGGCAAGCCGCTGCTCGCATCGCCCGACGACATCGAGCGCCTGATGCGCCAGGGCGAAGTCGGCCAGCACGGTTCCCGCTCAGTGTGCTGGCTTGGCGTGCCGCTGATCTGGGGCGAGCGCGCCATGGGTGTGCTGGCGGTGCAGAGCTACTCGCCCGAACACACCTACGACGTGCGCGACCAGGAGCTGCTCACTTTCGTGAGCTACCACGTCGCCAACGCCCTGCAGCGCAAGCACACGACGGAATCGCTGAAGCAGGCGTATGCCGGCCTGGAACGCCGCGTCACCGAACGCACGCGCGCCCTGGCACTGGCCAACCGCGACCTGCGCGAACAGATTGCCGAACGCGAACGCGTCGAGCGGCGACTCAAATACGAAACCCTGCACGACTCGCTGACCGGCCTGCCCAACCGCACCTTGCTGCTGCAGCGCCTGGAGCAGGCCCTGCAGCGCTATCACGGCAATGCACAGGATCTGTTCGCCGTGCTGTTCATTGACCTTGATCGCTTCAAGGTCATCAACGATTCGGTCGGGCACCTGGTGGGCGACGACCTGTTGTTCCAGGTCGGCGGACGCATTCGCGCCTGCCTCAAAACACGCGACGTGGTGGCACGCCTGGGCGGCGACGAGTTCGCCGTGCTCGCCGAAGGCATCACCGACGCGCGCATGGCGCTGCTGATCGCCGAGCGCATCATCGACGAATTGCAGACACCGTTCCGCCTCGGCGCGAAGGAAATCTTCACCTCCGCGTCCATCGGCATCGCCCTGCCCGGCCCGCATTACCAGCGGCCGGAAGAACTGCTGCGCGACGCCGACGCCGCGATGTATCGCGCCAAGGATGAAGGTCGCCATCGCGCCGCGGTCTTCGATGATCGCCTGCGCCGCGAAGCGCTGTCGCTGCTCGAGATGGAAGGCGACCTGCGCCGCGCGCTGGGTCGCAATGAGTTCGTGCCGTTCTACCAGCCGATCGTGTCGCTGGAAGACGGTCGTACCGTCGGTTACGAAGCGCTGCTTCGCTGGCGCCACCCCGATCGTGGCCTGCTCACGCCAAGCGACTTCCTCGCTGTCGCGGAAGAAAGCGGCGTGTCGGAGAGCATCGACTGGCAGATCTTCGACCAGGTTTGCGCACAGGCCGAAGCGTTGGCCGGCGCCGACGGTTTCGTCAGCATCAACGTCTCCGGCCGCCATTTCCGCTCACCGGACCTGGATCGCCGCCTGCTTGACCTGGTGGAAACCCATCGCCTGCCGCCGCGTTGCCTGCGCATCGAAGTGACGGAACGCGCGCTGCTGGAGAACGCCTCGCAGGTGAAGCGGATCCTCGATACCTTGCGCGCGCACGGCGTCAGCATCGCGCTGGACGATTTCGGCACCGGTTATTCGTCACTGAGTTACCTGCACCAGTACCCGATCGGCACGCTCAAGATCGACCGCTCCTTCATCACCGAACTGGCGCGCGAGGGCAGCCACAGCTTCGCCGTGGTCCGTGCCATCCAGGTGCTCGCCGACTCCCTGCAGATGCAGGTGATTGCCGAAGGCATCGAGGAAGAGGCACAGCGCGAGGCACTGATGAAGGTCGGCTGCCGTTACGGACAGGGCTTCCTGTTTGCGATTCCGAAGGCTGCGGATGTGTGGTTGCAGCGCGAGTACCATTTTGCGCTGCCGTGAGTTCGCTCGCTTCGCTCGCGGTTAACGGTAAACAGGTAAGAGCGGGCTGCGGCGACCTTGATGTGCCTGGACAATAAAAAAAGAGCGGGCCAAGCCCGCTCTTTGCTTTTACCGTTTATTGTTCCCCGTTTACAGCGAGCGCAAGCGAGCGAACCCTCACCGCGCTACTGCGCGGTGGGAGGCGTGGCAGCCGCGGCCGAATCGCTCAGCAGATGCTCCACGTCGATGCGGTCGAAGGTGTAGCGCTGCGCGCAGAACTCGCAGGTTACCTCGATCTCGTCGTTGTGCGCTTCGAGGGCCGCCTCGGCCTCTTCGCGACCGAGCATGCGCAGCACGGCTTCCACGCGCTCACGCGTGCAACTGCAACCGAATGCGAGCGGGCGCGGCTCGAACAGGCGCACGGACTCCTCGTGGAACAGGCGATACAGCAACTGTTCCGGCGCGGTGGTGAGCATTTCCTCGCGAC belongs to Dyella terrae and includes:
- a CDS encoding bifunctional diguanylate cyclase/phosphodiesterase yields the protein MSSAPTSSASEPIPAGLNPAAWHSAVEGLFRASDAASVFEVCEAMIGALGVRAALGWQLLDNQPDQPGPHDPLPLAEDPQGLRMLVLQVPQSSISDITRGHLAWLGRLAAARLRQLAETSRLYEAISRLALAERLQRALYAIADQAGTDHNMGEMMHSLHSILGSLMYAENFYIALYDAATDSVRFPYYVDTMDKDPPSPDQSAPLQEMRHSLTWNLLQSGQAIMGSMEELARQFKGQFILLGPACEHWLGVPLLRDGRVVGGIVMQSYREDTHYTEHDRELLSYVAKHVQTALERREAHAELERRVTSRTAALREANRVLRQQVLQRQRGERLQAALFRIAELANASESLDNFYAAVHRVIGGLLYARNFYIALLDEEPNQLTFPYSVDEFDTVRLPRSHGRGLTEFVLRHGKPLLASPDDIERLMRQGEVGQHGSRSVCWLGVPLIWGERAMGVLAVQSYSPEHTYDVRDQELLTFVSYHVANALQRKHTTESLKQAYAGLERRVTERTRALALANRDLREQIAERERVERRLKYETLHDSLTGLPNRTLLLQRLEQALQRYHGNAQDLFAVLFIDLDRFKVINDSVGHLVGDDLLFQVGGRIRACLKTRDVVARLGGDEFAVLAEGITDARMALLIAERIIDELQTPFRLGAKEIFTSASIGIALPGPHYQRPEELLRDADAAMYRAKDEGRHRAAVFDDRLRREALSLLEMEGDLRRALGRNEFVPFYQPIVSLEDGRTVGYEALLRWRHPDRGLLTPSDFLAVAEESGVSESIDWQIFDQVCAQAEALAGADGFVSINVSGRHFRSPDLDRRLLDLVETHRLPPRCLRIEVTERALLENASQVKRILDTLRAHGVSIALDDFGTGYSSLSYLHQYPIGTLKIDRSFITELAREGSHSFAVVRAIQVLADSLQMQVIAEGIEEEAQREALMKVGCRYGQGFLFAIPKAADVWLQREYHFALP